Proteins encoded in a region of the Mercenaria mercenaria strain notata chromosome 1, MADL_Memer_1, whole genome shotgun sequence genome:
- the LOC123527013 gene encoding uncharacterized protein LOC123527013: MPALDGLAGIVFGAIFGSVFVITCIISAIKAVRDRSRIKKRRAIRKENHLGNGYVDGEKDYIIEEILPEVSCSSLENKSSCYDNLSNGTSRHEDIKERIDLSVYTINTGVENLTFQHSDTNIKCTDEHYYLPQQNSKAVTESRPFCQSMIPKSVKSHDANYRRKRKLDHLSSDCLAIKKSMRRHSYEIAVCENSWLPKEPPCFAPSTTIQNAFSYGVNVKNDAKSPQIDFENISFDKNDYKKT, encoded by the exons ATGCCAGCTCTTGATGGATTAGCGGGAATCGTATTCGGTGCAATTTTTGGATCAGTGTTTGTGATCACGTGTATAATTTCTGCAATTAAAGCAGTCAG gGACAGATCACGTATAAAGAAACGAAGGGCAATTCGGAAAGAAAATCATCTCGGAAACGGATATGTGGATGGTGAAAAGGACTACATTATTGAAGAAATTCTGCCAGAAGTTTCATGCTCTTCTCTGGAAAATAAAAGTTCATGTTATGATAATTTGTCTAATGGAACGTCTCGTCATGAAGATATTAAAGAGCGAATTGATCTGTCAGTGTATACTATCAACACAGGAGTTGAAAACCTGACTTTTCAACATAGTGACACTAACATAAAATGCACAGACGAGCATTATTATTTACCACAACAAAACTCAAAAGCAGTGACTGAAAGTAGGCCTTTCTGTCAAAGTATGATACCCAAGAGTGTTAAATCACACGATGCAAATTATCGCCGGAAAAGAAAACTCGATCACCTTTCGTCAGATTGTCTTGCTATTAAGAAAAGTATGCGCAGACATTCTTATGAAATAGCTGTCTGTGAAAATTCATGGTTGCCAAAAGAGCCTCCTTGCTTTGCGCCATCAACAACGATACAAAACGCATTTAGTTATGGCGTAAATGTGAAAAATGACGCAAAGTCGCCCCAAATTGATTTTGAGAACatatcatttgataaaaatgattataaaaagaCGTAA